The Glycine soja cultivar W05 chromosome 4, ASM419377v2, whole genome shotgun sequence genomic sequence AGGAAACTAAACAAGTAGCAGATCACCACCTATTTTCATTTGTTAGTAGAGTTCCTATATGTGTTCATAAATACTCCCTCACTTTTAATTAGGAGTGTaagaaaattaatcaaattcaattatttttttgataaaaaaataattgatggaATTCTTAATGGAATAGGTATTACAAGTTTTCTAGCTCAGTTCTTTTTCAAGTGTCAGTTTTTTGGAATTTTGTGtttctatttatttgttaattttaaaaatttaagataacaattttttttcaatcttcacTCTTtacctaatttttaattaatttaaaattttgtgatgaGAGTGGAAATAAAAAACTAGTCTGTATttattttgggaaaaaaataCAACAGAAAACTTGATAACTATTTTAGGGgaacaagaattttttttgcattttttaatttctgataAAAATCTTAAATGATACTCAAAAAAGAAATTGAGGTAATGAATTGTAATAACTTCGAAACATGTGTCATTACAATACAGGCTTGTTCAACTCATGGTACTGCATGATAAGAGACAAAAACGCATATAATCAAGGAAATTCTTTTCAACTCTGTAATTATATGCACTCAATCAAAAGCCTGATGAGAATGGATGATATTTTTAACAACTAGTAACAAAGCTTCTGTTCTTGTCATATTCTTTCTCTTCATGGATATTTTCCTTTAATCCTTTTGAATAATAATCATACATCTCTAGGATTTTCCCGAAGATCAAAAGTATTTGGTCTGCACAGTCATTGCAGTGGGAAGTTAGAGAGATTATTGTTAGGCAACTTTTTGAATTACTTTGGTcaagttattttcgttttttgtaCACTGTAGCTATgtctaaaattttgttttgatctCTCAAACTAGCCTTATGTTTGAGCTCCTAGGTTATATATTGTATTTGTATCTTGCGCTTACAGAACAAAACTCTCAGAAAAATTTCAAAAGGGCCTCTGATTGTAGTCCATGAAATAGAAGAAATAGACATAAAGTTTAAAATAGTATCCTTCAGTACTGTACATTACAATCACACTCCACCATATCaacataattgaaaaataaaaatgaaagagcaGTTAGGAGAAGGACAAAGAGGAAACCTCGAATTCATGAAACGCCAATAACTTCTGATGCACAGGGCACAAATCATAATGAACCATCAACCATATAGCTGTTTTGTGAACTACTTTAGCTATTTAAGATGGACATGCATATTGAACAATTTAGGTGCCAAAGCTCATGCACAAGTTAGCAGAATAAGCAGATACCATCAACAAAGTAGAGTGGAATGGAATAAAATGGCATTAATTGTCATTGTTTAGGGTCCTAAAAACAGGATAAAACGAAATGGAACACGATTGAATgtgtttcatttcatttcattttatccaataCTTTCTTTTATTACCACAATTTGGGGATATATAAGATGGAATGGAATCAAGTATAATTCACTGATTACCATTCAGTCCATTTCCCTAAATAGAAACTTAATTGTATCATAAAATAGTCAATGGTATAGTGAATATATTCTATTATATTCCACCCATCATTAGATATCCAACCAAAAAATCAACATGTACAtctctattttattcttaatacgAGATTTCAGCCAAAGACTTTCACAGCTCCTCGGACTTTTGATCAGGATTCTTATCACCCAAAGAGTGAGAATTTTGAATTTGTTCTTCATGATACACATTTCTTTCTAGCAAGTATCTATTTCTAGTGAGAAGCAACCAAAACACAGACTACACATCAGCTGGTATAAAACGGACACACTAAAAGCCAGGAAAATCTTCCAAGAAGTATCAGAGACCAAAATTTACTTACATATCACTTCATGTAAATAATGAATCTATGAGAAGGACCATTAAAATTAGTGCTGCAATAACCATAACCCAGCCTTGTGCTTCCCAGCACTCAAATGACCACCACACAACATCATGACAGAAAAAACTTAAAGCATGGAAAAATTATACATACTATAAACTTTCTTCATTAGTTTCAAACACTAACTATTTCACCGTTTCTGTGAGCTAGCTTGAGATTGAGATTAGGCTTGTTGAGGAAGATTGtgcaaattatttaaaatgaataatttgatGGATGCATGAATAAGATCACATTATATAGAGTAGAGTAAATTACACTCACATCCCTTATGGTTTCTTCAAAATTAACATgatttcctttccttttattCCCTACAATAACCCTCTGCAGTTGTTTAAAATACATCCCACCGTATACCACATTacattgtgtttttgttttctaagaaaCACATTACATTATGTACCCTGTAAAGAGGATTAATGTTTAGTTAAAATAGAAGATTTATCATGCGAATTTGACAAAAAGCACGGGGAGTATCACGGTAATTTGCTGTACttattattgattattgataAGATGATGGTATATAGTTCTATTTACTCAGTATCCTGCATGAATATACTCATTAGCTTCTCAATGTACAAGACTAGATCAACCACTTGAAGCAGTGATGCACAAGTATTTTAGGGTtaactattttaattcaaaGCTACACACAACATGAGCAAGGCAAACATAGGTTGCAGTCCAATCAAAGCaatagagacaaaaaaaaaaaaaaaaacaaagaaaagatacACCGGCAAAAGAATAAACAGAACATGTTATTAACTGTCATAGTTTCTATTTGAATGTACAACACAACAAATATTGCCATTTGCTATAACTTAGCTTGATCAACTAGAGTATAGTATAATCAACCAACACCTAGTCATAATTTTATACACGCTACCCCACCTAAAACTGATCCaactaaagaataaaatatatataaaaaaattgtgattttatcTGTCTCTAGTGCCCCCGAATCCGTTCTCTTTTTACAAGTCATATGTATTTTCTTACGGAACACAAATATGCTGGAATTAGAaaagattattataaaaattctcCGACTGAACACCACATTAGGATTGAGTGAAGCGATATTGCAATTGgagttttttctcttttataagTCACATGTATTTTGTACCAGAAACAAACATGTCCAAACTAGGTAAGACTATTATTATAGACCACAAAATTTTCCGTTGATTGCGATAATAGTTACCCACTACAGCTTGAACCCGATTCTGGATCAACGGGATACAAATCTTGAACAACTTCACCACTGCTTCCACCATCAAGCAAAAGCTTAAAAAACGCCACGGCTTTGCTCTTCCCTTTGGGGCTACCGTGTTCCTGCACGTACGCGATCCCATCCAAGCCCCCAACTTTGTCTCTAACCTCCCGAAAAACCCTCTCACTCCCACACCTCACCAAATTCAACAACGCCGCAACAGCATTCTCCTTCGTCCTCAAACTGCAGCTCCCACTCTCCGAACTCAACATCATCGTTAACACCGAAACCCCCGACACCTTCCGAAACGCCTCCTCGCTCTCCTCACAGGCCGCCACCTGCGCGATCACAGCAGTGGCGTCCTCGATTATGCCAGCCCTCCTATTTCCGTCCTTGCCCTTGGCTACGAGAGCGAAGAGCGCAGGAACCGCGCCGAGCCGGATTAGTACAATCCGGCTCGGCGGGTGGAGGGCTACTCCAAAGCATGCCTTGAGGGCATCCTTTATGGACCTCGTCGGGGAATCAGAGTGACTGATTATACCGACGAGGGCCCGGATGATGTCGGGTTTAGAGGTGATTATGGGGCGGAACTCGGAGACGACGGCGAGGAGGCTGTGGAGGGTGGCGGCGGCGGACTGGACGGCGGAGGCAGCGGAGGAGGTGGCGTGGCGGGAGAGGAGGTGGGCGAGGGCGTCCGGGAGGGCGGGGGAGGCGGCGAGGGGGCGACGGTCGGAGATGGAGAGGTTGAGGAGGGTGGCGGCGGCGTGGTCCTGGATGGGGTGGGAGGGGGAGTAGAGGGCGGAGGCGAGGAGAGGGACGGCGCCTGCGGCGGAAATGAGGGGGCGAGCGGCGGGGTCTTCGGCGGAGGTGCGGCGTAGGTGGCGGAGGGCGGCCAGGCGGGTTTGGTCGGAGGAGGAACTGAGGGATGAGACGAGGGTGCGGATTGTTAGAAGCTTGGTGTCcattgaatgaatgaatttttgaggtttataatttttaataatgtttaatCCATTTGGGGGTTCTGAGAATTGAAGAAGTTGCCTTGTTGGGATTGTTATGTTGCAAATTGCAATTATTTTTGTGGGTTTAATAAGAGTGGAAGTAATGTTGTGGGATTGGAGGGACTGAATAGTGGAAGATAGTGAAAGGAGGAAAACAGTGAAGTCGATATAATAGTGCAGACATGGCATTTAATAAGTGTTTgtgaagaagttgttgaaagaTAATTGTAGATTGACTTTTAAAAGATTTGATAGTTTGATTAAGTCAGATTCAGATGcgtaagattttaattttatccgaGCAATTCACGAAGTGATATGTTAATTATTCACCCTAGGTGACGTGGTGTTAACGGGGATGAAGGGtttttttactattgtttggtgtaattatttttttagaattatcaggatgaatattttttgaaataattatgagAATGGATAAATTGTCAATTGAAGGATGACTTTACATACATTAAAATCGTGCTAGCAAACACGATTTtgctttggttttttttttttatgaagaaatcGTCCACAGGTTgacgattttattttttaattgtttttaacgTAAATTACTTGAAGTCATGCTTGCTTTGGTgagttcaatttgattttttttaatattaaaccaAAATCATATTTGCAAGtgattattttggtttttatttaaaaaaaagttcataaatttataatggatttttattttagtataaagttataaatgattaaggaattttttaatttaaaaaatatataaaaaaataatatgttaataaTAAAACGATAAATAAGCGAAATTTAATACAATTTAAACAATGTTAATGATTATGAGAATCAAGATGAAGATAACAATAACAATTATGATAACAATTTTAGTTTTGGTGTCACTAGGAATGATTATGCTCAAAACGATGAAGATGACTTTCATTACGTATGCGTGTCATTTTCATATCGTCGTCAAATGGGTAGACATGTTGATACTATGATGAGAGAAGATAACTCGACATGATCCTATATCAAAAAAAGGACAACTAGACCTATGCGTGGGATATCTTcccacaaataaatatttttcttttaatatatataacattatatctttatttataatattatgaacaatttcaaaatgtttttgaattatccaaatttattattattataattcaaaacaacttttatttgattttaatttaaatttaaataccctaatgcaaaaattaaaaataaaattcattataaattataaagggGGGTAACGGCGATGGGGAAACATTGTCATTTGCGATAAGGAGAAAGAATTTTGCCTTGCATTAGTGGTGAGGACTGTATCATTCATCGTAATTGTAATGTAAGCCTTTGTCACGACGAACCACCATTTTAGTAGGAGAGAGTCTCTTGAAGGTGGTTTTTGAGGGTGCCAGAAGAAGGGGGGGTAACGGCGATGGGGAAATAGAGTTAAGGGGAGCAACGTGTAAATGGGAGGAGTGAATTGAGGACAAGCAGTGCTTTTGATGTCATTCAATTTGTCTTCCTACAACCTTGCCAGAGCAGCCACCTGGACGAGTGATAAAGGCTGGAGAGCCTGAACCTTGCAGAGGATCTCAGGCGATAAACCTAAAATGAAGCAACTAAGGAGGAAAAGAGGGAGGAGGGAGACTAACAATCTGGTTAGCCAAACTTTCAAACTCAGAGAAGTATGAGCTGACCATTCCTTGCTACGATAGTTTGAAGAGGGCTCCCTTGGGGTCGTCATAGAATGAGGGTGCAAAACACATCTCTAAGGCCTAGAGAAAATTGAACCATGACGAGATCTGGTCATTGCGAAACATCCACTAGTACCAGCTCAAGGCAGTGCGACAAGGTAGAATGAAGCGACCTGAAGGTGCTTGTCATCAGGGGTGCCATGGAACTCAAAGAACTAAGAAATTTTGAAGACCAAGATATGGCATCTAAACCATCAAACTGTGAGACATCAAGTTTCATACAGGGAGGATGATTCCGGGAATGACGACCAAACGAATCAGTCTTGAGGGAGTTGAGGCGAGAAATGACCTCATCAAGTTTGGAGTGGAGGAAGCTCTAGTTAGCAGTGAGGGCACTCTGGTTTTGGGTGAGAAGAGTGATAGCCTCTTCAAGGCGAGTGAGAGTTTGGGAACGAGTGTTATCAGCCATAGAAGAGAggcaatgaaagcaccaaagaTGATAGCTACAGTACCTAAAGGTAAGAATATTCTTCTCCTAAATTTGAGGCCAGGAGACTACCTCCAGAAATGTAGACGGAAAAAAGATTTACTGAATATTATTCTCTGCCTTTTCCATTCATTCTAGCATCCCTTATGACTTACTCTGTATAGGATTAACAAACTCCTAACAACTCTAATCATAATTGGACAACTGGATCACTAAAtgacaaaaggaaaaacatatTGCTCAATTGTAATAGCCTTATAACAGCTTAATGGATGTAATCGTTCTAGCCTTAAGGTCTCCTGGGGATCCTTTTGAGCTTTTCATCATCTGTTGGGCCCTTGGTGCTATCAGAATCCTCATTGAAACTACAAATATGCAACTCTAAATGAGACTCACAATATTCTTTGGGATACCTATATCCTGCAGTGTATCTCAAACAAATTCCCACTTCAATCTATTGTATGGTTTCTCCAATTCTATCTTTATCACCATCCAACCTTTCTAACCACATTACCTCCTTATAGAATGAAAAACTTCTTGATCAATAATGATATTGTCCCCGCTTTGTTAGGAAGCAACGAAATTGGATTGGAAAGGACCAATCAAACTACTCATGGTGGGAGGAAGTCTTTGGGAAATAAGACGGATGATAGCCTTACACTAATAGAAAAATACAGTTTAGCGACTGAAAATATTTAGTTGCTATTAGTTACTAAAATAGTGACTGGAATCTTTTTATCGCTAATTGCGACCGAACTTATAGTTGGTAGTTGACTTGCGTCAACGATCGTATTCCCGACCAAGGAGAAGCGTCACTGAAAATCCCGGTCGCTAGTTCAGTCACGTGCatacataaattcaaaaacattttcGCGACGGCATTAGCGACCGAAGTGGACTTGAAGTTAGCGACCAAATATAATTTGGTTGCTATGCTATGCTGATAGCGACCAAAACTATTTCGGTCGCTATTGGACAATTATTTTGAGGCTAGCAACTGAATGTATTTtctagaaaaaataagaaactaaatttttaatttattataaatcataatcaatatatatcattcttaaatacgttttataattgaaaattattgaaattaatatattataatatttttaaattaacaaatcaatattttcattaatttgtaaatcataataattatataatatttttaattatactttggtgatttataataaaattaaaagatcaatatttacattatttgattaagataaataaatcatggttatcattattcttttaatatgtgttttatacaaaataattttttattttatataattatttaaaaattataataaatatataccctttatattatgaaaatatgcaaatcaaattttgtgaaattaagtattttaaaatactaagcATAAGTGTAgcactaatgattcattaagGTTGAATGTGGTATAAGTGAAATTTTATGCATCAATGAAGACCCAATAAGATGCCATGGGTAACTTATGCATTCACTAAAAGTCCAAGTTGACTTTAATTTAAGgcctaataacaaaaaaaaatagctttcccatatttttcttatttcatcAAATTGGTATCCCTATTTTTTAACTGTTGACTAACCATTCActtgttcaattttaaatattgagcTAGAAATTTCACCaacgttttgttaaaaaataaaaacttaaaaaaagtttgaaaaatgACTAAAACCATAGTCCTTGAAGGACGAAACACACTCATTTACACTACATCCAAATACTCATTTGAATGTTTGGtacaaaatatagtattaatataagttttatgcgaaaatagttcaaaattcaaactttattctttttaatttattatatttttatagcgACCGAATTAGCAACCGAAATGCATTTAttctgaaattaattatttactagCGACCGAGTTAGCGactaaactttatttttatgtatttttataaacttAGCTGCCGAATTAGCgactaaaagtaatttttaaaattttatttcggTGGCTAAAACTTTTAGCGACCGAATTTAACGATTTAGCGACCGAATGTGTCAGTcgcaaaatcatgattttttagtagtgttataCACATTATTACACAACCCAATCGGTCTAAAGTCCTTAACCAAACTCACTTCATCTTTTTTAGGGATCAAAGTAAGGAAAGTTTGGTTAATTTCTTCCACCCTATAGGGATGTTGGAACACTTCCTTTATCAGATCACAAAAATCAGCACCCACTACACTCCAATATTTTTGGAACAAAATCGCTTGAGATCCATTCCACATAATCCTCATTGAAGTTTTAAAGATGCCTCTAGTAGGATGGAAGTCGTGAAGAGCTTCTCCATTACATAGAATCCTCACTGAAGTTGTAGAAATGCAACTCCAAATGAGACTCACGATATTCTCTGGGACACCTATATCTTACAAAGTATCTCAAACAAATTCCCAATTCAATCTATCGTATGCTTTCtccaattctatttttattgttatccaACCTTTCTGACCATGTTTACTCCTTATAGAATGAAAGACTTCTTGATCAAAATTAATATCATCTTTGTTTTGCCAAAAAGGAACAAAGTTGGATTGAAGCCAGTCAAACTACTCATGATGGGACGAGTCTATGGGAAATAAGACGAGTGATAGCCTTATACACAACATTACATAACCTAATTGATCTAAAGTCCTTAACCAAACTCACTTCATCTTTTTAGGGATCAAAGTAAGGAAAGTTTGGTTAATTTCTTCCACCCTGTGGGGATGTTGGGACACTTCCTTTATCATATCACAAAAATCAACACCCACCACACTCTAATATTTCTGGAAGAAATCGCTTGATATCCATTTGGGCCTAGTGCCTTTAGACTCCCCACGTACTTAACATTTTGATAGATCTCAACTGAGGAAGGAAGCCTATGCAAATTGTTCAAAACATCATGATCAATGCTAGAGAAAGCATTCgaaagaggaaaggaaataTAACCTCCATCATCTTGAAACAAATCTTGTAGATATCAATAACCATATGTTCTAGAGCTTGGGAGTCTGTCACCCAATTGCCACTATCATCCTTTAGAAGATCATACTTATTCTTGCGCATACAAATAGTCATAATACCATGGAAATACATGATGTTTCAATCTCCCAACAAAAGCCATTTTTCCCTTGACTTTTGAAACCAATAAAGCTATTCCTTTGCAAGAACATGTCCATTCTCTCCACACCCTACTATATTCAGCATCAAGAGTAAGGTCATAAGGATTAGATCTTCTTCTATCTAGATAATCTCGtttctttttcaaaagattttatGCTTATGAATACAACCAAAAACATCCCTATTTCATATCTTTAAATTATTGGAAAAGGACGAGATCTTACTAGACCAGGATGAGACAACATTATCCTTCCCCCATTTTGAAGAGACAAAAGCTAGAAAATACTAGTGCAAAGTCCAAGCTGCCTCAAACCTAAATGCCCGACAGTGCTAGTTTCTTCTCTTCGCTCCTTCCAGTCTTAAAAGAAGCGTCTATGATCAGACTTTAACCAGTTGAGATGAACAACTGTAGCTTCCTGAAAATGAGTGTGCCATCCCAAGTTAACAAGACAACGATCAAGCCTGACTCCAACTCTACCATTCCTCCATGTGATGGAAGTAACCTGAAAACCCATATCAAGAAGATCTCCTTCCTGAATAAGGCTTCAAAACAAGTTCATATCTCTATGACCATGAGACATAATATGGATTGGTTCATATAGGTTTAAGTtaatttagatttgatttgcaTTAATTGGATGAATTTGTGGGTTGGAGATTcgagttattttttttacaaacactttTTTTACAAGCAATTGATCTCTGGataaaatgtttgtttttttacataCAGGTACTCATCAAATTTGACTTAActgttttttatttgtgttagatagagataggaaaaaaaaagtgccaACAAGGTCTCAACTCTCAAGTAGAGAACAAAATGGAATAATGGACCAACAAgtttaaaaaatgaagttttCAGCAAGATGTATGAGGCTGTCAGAAATGAAACCTATAGGCTAGTATTAATTTTATTCCTTAAACTGTAACCTTTGAAATGAATGAcgagaaaatataaagaaagcAACATGAataatgatttcttttttaaataatgtatagaaaaaaaattaaagttaacttattaaaagtaagaaatccaaaatttgttttttcctttttaatttaaatttcaaattttccttTTATATCTCATTTTATCCCTAATGtttcaaattttgttgttttatttggaGTATTTCAAAAAAAGTTCTTGTCCCACATTACTTGATTTTGCTTaccttcaaatatttatttatttttttgtgaaatcttgatatatatatatatatatatatatatatatatatatatatatcaacatgttttaaaaactttaaacaaGTAAcacactacaaaaaaaatgatatttccgACGAAATATTTCCCACGAAATTTTTCGAAGGATTAAATTatgtcaaaaatttaaaaattgcaaCGAAATTTACCCACAGAAAAATTTTCCATTGAAaagtatataatttaatatctttCTGACGGATTTTACCAAAGGAATTCGATCTGtcggaattttaattttacccgAACAAAAGGGCCTCAACCCTAGCCCTCTTCACACTCACGTTTTCGACCTTGTATCCATTGTGCCGTCTTGTGAGCCCACACCTTTGTGCCTCCACTGTGCCTTTGTTGTCGCTCTTCCTCTCTAAGCCCACGCCGTCGTGCCCACTCCCGCCGTAGTGAGGTAATAAGAACAGTTAATTTACGAGCTTGAAGTTTGATCTCCTGTACTTGCAAGTAATTGTCTTCATCAAAACTCTTCTTGAGATCCTtattgagataatttttttctacataTGGTCATTTTTGGGTTAATACTATGAACCTATTTCTATCTCGTAAGTTCTAATTGCCCATATAAATCATAGATAATAAGAACAATTAATAATACTTATTGTTGTAAGAGAACCACTGGTTTTCACTGGGCTTCTAACTTTTGGGTGGGAGATCTTCTTGCCATATAGTTActataatatatgaataaaCAATTTTGAGAGATATATGTTGAATATCTTGCTTTTGATTACCAAGATTTTGTTAATGAAGTAACTAAGGAGAatgcaataaataataattgagtATGAAAGAGACCACTCCTGTGAAGCTACTGAAGTGAGGACAAGCTACTTTGAgtggagaagggaatgaaatagaaatgcaaaattgattttgttttgtcattgttagtttagaagataaaaaaaattgatttataagGTCTATTAGATGTGTAAATAATAGAAGGGAAATAGTCAATCTTATAAAATCAtcattttgttcattgcataaaataatataataaaaaaaatttggtccCATGCAAGCTGTCATATTTTCTAGTTTATTCTCTGCCATGTCCTTGTTTGTCTTGACAGATTGGAATACGAGGTCTCCTAAATGCATTTCCTCCTaatatctttatttatctgGTCTTTTTTGCTAATAAACAGAAGGAAGGATAGGGCTCTTCTTCAGTGAGCAATGGGTGTATCTATCATACTTTATTTTAAGGATGAATACATCTCTACTTATTTACTTTTAGAGAGATTTTTTCCCTTGAGAAAGCATGTAATCTCTCAATTATTTCTCATTCTTCTCTTTAAAATCTGTCCAACTCAAATGAGTCTGTTTTCAAGCCTTGTGACAATGACAGCTGGCCAAGTGACTGGTGGTAGTGATAGACTGTTTTAGCTTTCTGTTCCCATGTTTTTGTCTTATCCTTATACTGCTTTTATCTTTGTCTAGTTGCTTTGGCATGACTATCATTttcaagttataatttttttgttgagcGCCTTTCTAATTGTTCTTGATTGTCTAATTGATTGATGGAGATAGGGCACCCTTTTTTATTCTGGTGCGTATGGTGAACCAAGTTTCATCAGCCAGAAGCTCCCCATCATAATGCACCCAAAAGCACGGCGGCGTGGGTATGAGTTTAAGTTGTAGATTTAAGTTACATTTACTTTGTTTGTATATATAGTTTAATTTGGCATATATAGCATGAGTTTTTTGACAATATCATGCGACCGTTGAGGAAGAattgagaaaaggaaaaaaaaggatgaaaaaaagaaaaaaaaaagtctctatCATCTTTGTCTTCCTTCGTCATTAGTGTTGATCTTAGATTTAGTCTTCACCATGGTAGAGGGTGCTTTTTTATGGATTGTGTGGTCCATTAGGTATTTTGTTATGCCATTGACTTAGAAAGCATACTGGGGGTAAAGGTCTTTATGGGAAAGCATGTTGCtcttgttagaattaatgtctcatgtgagagggatgtgacttatgtagggactaataagtaaatgATTAACGATTAAGGGCTAAGTTATGATTGGACTTAATATGAGAAGTTTCTAGAGCTAACTgttacttgatgggagtagtggttataaaaggggtttaatacccactaacgtgaaataaggtctcattcctgaccagaaaagtgttctctatcacccatagccatcacgaacagagagagacataaaagaaagacctaaggaagtgaaattttatttctctcttctttcaaggaaatcaaagtgcaccaGAGAGaacttcctatggagaaaggtacacatcattatctattgtttattgattgtttgtgagaatcataggtttcaagattct encodes the following:
- the LOC114410650 gene encoding protein spotted leaf 11-like — protein: MDTKLLTIRTLVSSLSSSSDQTRLAALRHLRRTSAEDPAARPLISAAGAVPLLASALYSPSHPIQDHAAATLLNLSISDRRPLAASPALPDALAHLLSRHATSSAASAVQSAAATLHSLLAVVSEFRPIITSKPDIIRALVGIISHSDSPTRSIKDALKACFGVALHPPSRIVLIRLGAVPALFALVAKGKDGNRRAGIIEDATAVIAQVAACEESEEAFRKVSGVSVLTMMLSSESGSCSLRTKENAVAALLNLVRCGSERVFREVRDKVGGLDGIAYVQEHGSPKGKSKAVAFFKLLLDGGSSGEVVQDLYPVDPESGSSCSG